The window CATCCACTAATAACATAGCTGAAGCAGCCTTTTCCATGGTGGGAATTGTCCCAACTGGAGTTTGTGTACCACAGTTTCAGCCAAGTCTCGCCTGTGCTGACATGGTATTCCACGCACTAATGAAGCTGGCCTCATCCAGCCCTGGTAGATTGCACATATGTTCTGGCGGAATTTCCTTCGCTAGCTCGATGTATCCATTGGAGGATAAGAAGACTGGCAAAACAATTTGACAGGTTGTACGCATGTTTAGTCCGTTAAACCTGATTGGAATGTGGGCGTCTCCTGCCAAGACAGGGTGATCCTAAGAAAATATttgccatcattcattcaatctctCTTTTGCCAGTGCTGACATTACAGATTATCCTCCGACTGCAGGGTAAAGCTCTAAAGAAATTAAGGAGTACTAAAAAATGCTCAAATTAACGACGTGTAGGTAAGTGGACATTTCATAGGCTGTTGTTGCCAAGGACATTTACAAGACAGCATCCATTAGGTAAAAATTATTGCTTCTCTATATAGTCCAATGAGATGAGAACCATTTTTTCAGTCATTTCACGTCGGTGGCTATTTTTATTACTTTCATTATTACATTTAAGAGGGAAGAAATAAGCTTGCAGGGatctggggaatgggaagcaatcagattTAAATAAAATCTTTACTCCTAGGAAGGGCAAGGTAGCAagggatcaagaacccctcagcatcaaggagcctcccttgaggatTTCAGAGATACTTTAAAGCCGAAGGCGgctcaaggaactggagctttcTTTCCcctcctcagatcaaaccttatCTCCCATTTCAAGAGTGTGTGACACCTACGGAATGTAATAAAATTTAACACCTTCCTACAAAAGCAGATTTATCCAAAGAAAGCTGAAGACCTGTACACCCAACAGGATACTGACACTAACTGCCTTCGTAGATAGGTCGACATTCGACAATGGAGTCTAATGTCACCAAACAGCATGGTCATTCAGCTTTCATAGTACACTACTTCCAAACATCTATAATATAATTAAAGGTAATAATGAGGTCATTGTTCAGTAGTATCCCATATGACAAGGTTATCttagataataaaaaaatatacagaGACGGGATTAGTCTCATACTATACTGATGTCCTGGGAGCTTATTCATGATCAATGCTACGTTTTCAACACAAACAGGCAAGTGATAAACAATGAATTATTCATGGATTAATGCGACCTTTTCAACAGAAATTAATCAggtgataggttaggttaggtaaggtttgtcaagaaacaggataagtgtttcctgacgcgggtcttagtcagatgacccgccgttggagcttttggtcatctgaccaaggccttacattggcttaccggtccacctctttaaaaattatgaataTATATTAGAGGTGATAAACAATAAATTTTCACTattaaaaattttgaaaaatgaAATACGATTATCCAGATACAATATTTGTTACATGgtaaaattaaaataatatcGTCTGCATTAACTCTTCTATTTCAATATGACACAAAGAGATAATATTATGCAATCATTTTATATACTACATGCTTCAAGGAAAACTATTTGCCTGAATAAAAATCCTACCAATGACTACAACTGCACCTTAATATCTTTACTAATACACATATATGTGCATCATTTACTTcgtgaataaaaaaaattaaaggatTCACTTAAGACTTCTATAAGTCATCCCATTATATTAAGAACAAAGCTTCATTCAATATTATATGAAAATCTTTCATTCATAATACTGTCACTACAATTACTACTCATAAACTTTTTTCCCTTTCTATCATAAAAAATCATCTATTAATattagaaaaaaatcataaaacttAATCTTTAACAGCTCAATACACTATttgaaaaatataataaaaattactAAATGTTATTGAAAACCATGGGTAGGTTTTCTTGATGCATAACATGTTCTATTAAAACTCCCTTTTCTTTCTTCTGTTGCAATGACTTGGGATTTTTGGTCTACTGTAACTGACTGAaaaatagataaaaaaaataaatgaaaaaggtgcccaattatttttaatatatacatGTTTGATATGCAAACTCATAAGAACTGGAAGAAGCACTATACACGCCTCGTGACTAGATACTGCCCAATCACTGAGGGAAATCTGAAACCGGCTAATCACTGAAGATTCAAATACCGCCTAGTCACTTAGGGAAAAATTTGTCCTGGCAATCGCTACAGACAAGATCGAGCTCAATCTCTGGAGGGGCAGATACTATCTAGTCATTGTGGGCAGGTAGATAATATAATGCCATACTCAATTTACGGGCATCCATTTATAATTTTATTGTCCGGACTACAAAAATGATTTGCAATTTTAATAATATTACTGCAATACAAAAAATTATGTATTTTCTCACCTAGCTTCCTTCCATTTGGTTACATACATGTCACAACCTCTATTGCATGTTTCTGCAAGATCTGGAGAATTTGCATACTTCCTTCCGCatcctataaaaaaaaaagtacgtgataaatgaaataaaaatggcaataacACAAACTAATCGCATTGAAATAAGTACACGTGGGATTTAAAAAGTAAAATATTAGTGATAAATACATTATATAAAAAAATGCACACAAACTAATCGCATTAAGCGAAAGTGGGATTTTttacatttatatttttatttatatttttcatactTTAATGTTATAAACTATAAAGAGTAGTTCCAATCTCATGGCATGTTAGGCTCAAAGTACAACAAAATGCAAATACGAACCTACGTAAGAATACCAAAGACGACGCTATGTAATAAAAGTTATTTTCACGAACAAACGCACATAGTCAACGTCAAAATGAGAAACCCCTAAAACTTTCCAGTTCCctttccccctcaaggaaggttcttggatgctaatgaggggctcttgatcgaaGGAATTCGACTTgttctcctcttccttggatcgaacatgactgcctcccattttccaggagctgaatgacccctatgggtcaatgtaaatgtaataataattattattattattaattaataataataaaagtgttGTTCCCTATAGGCACCCCTGTAATTAAAATCCTTAGCTTGATTGGAAGGCCAAAGCACGGGCAGTTAAAAATGTTCTCTACAGTTAGCAGTACACCATTAGTCACGCAGAGGGAACAATCAAGCAGGtagttatgtgtatgtgtacatccaCAATCTATAGAGTTCAGTGACTATTCCTGTTAGAGTAGGCTAGGCAGGATTCAACTATACAATAGTGAATTATGTATAATTTAAAGAAGATAGCTTAGGATGCTTAGTTTTGgtgaaaatttaaaattttcacATCTTGTTGATTCACGCGAAAATATGTATATAAGTAAAAAATAGTTTATTTTTAAGAAAATTAGATTATACAGCTCTGGCTATAAAGTGCCCAGCTAACTAATTTGCTGAAATTAGCTTCATGCAGTTAACTAATCAAATTATTATAACGTTTTTTTTTCATAACGTAAACTCCTTAGGTATAGCAAACCTTCAATTTCCATAACTTTACATTGTCAATTAAAGGTGTACCAAAATATCGGTATTGATATCGATGGGTATCAGTTAATCTTGATAATATTGGTATCCACCTAGAATTGAGTATCGGCATCGGCCTAATTCTGAGTATCGGTATCGGCCTACACTTTAGCATATGTACAGACTGCATAGCGGTATAGGCCTAAGGCTTTATCGGTATATGCCTAAGGTTGCGTATCGGTATAAGCCTAAAACTGAGTATCGGTATCAGTATTGCTGGGTATCccctaattttgatggtatcggcATCATGCAAAAACTGAGTAGGAGTATGGAcaaaaattttggtatcgtcTCAGCCCTACTGTTAGTGCAAATATCTTAAAAGAAATGCATAATGAAAAGTTCTTTACGATATTGATAAAATCATGCAATCACTTACATCCCCAAAAAAACTATGTATTACTTTTTATTAACCATACCTTCATAACATATATAAAGATCAAGAGATGCAACGTCCTCAACAATCTCACTGGCATCATCATGAAGAAAAGAACCCAACTTGCTGCAACCTTCCTCGCAAGCCATCTGTTTGATCAGCTGAAAAATATATAGACAATCAGTATATATCAACATACTACTGATATTTGTGGTGAGTGTAGCT is drawn from Cherax quadricarinatus isolate ZL_2023a chromosome 37, ASM3850222v1, whole genome shotgun sequence and contains these coding sequences:
- the LOC128701311 gene encoding uncharacterized protein; protein product: MRFLIWSLFFGVMDLASDEPSAAADILGAGDMGELGQTMKSYLQPDVGTSCALMCNKYMNLGDSDTLIKQMACEEGCSKLGSFLHDDASEIVEDVASLDLYICYEGCGRKYANSPDLAETCNRGCDMYVTKWKEASQLQ